In the Microvirgula aerodenitrificans DSM 15089 genome, one interval contains:
- a CDS encoding NarK family nitrate/nitrite MFS transporter, whose product MAEYVLKRWEPENTDFWQSTGKAVARRNLWISIPALLLAFAIWVLWSILVVNLPNIGFNYSQNQLFWLAALPSLSGATLRIFYSFMVPVFGGRRWTALSTATLLIPAIGIGYAVQDASTSYTTMLVLALLCGFGGGNFSSSMANISFFFPKAEKGTALGLNAGLGNLGVSVMQFIVPLVMTVGVFGALGGEGQTWIKGDVSKMVWLQNAGFIWVPFIVLSTLASWFGMNDIADAKASFSDQAVIFRRKHNWLMCWLYVGTFGSFIGFSAGFPLLIKGQFPDVDPTRFAFLGPLVGALARPLGGWISDKLGGARVTQWTFVLMIVAVFGVLAALPQHGAGGSFSLFLGSFLALFALTGVGNGSTFMQVPVIFQTFHERRTPSSVTAARAEATKESAAVLGFSAAVGAYGGFFIPKSFGTSIAMTGGVDAALYAFIGFYLSCLLVNWWYYARRNADVPC is encoded by the coding sequence ATGGCTGAATACGTACTGAAGCGCTGGGAGCCGGAAAACACCGACTTCTGGCAGTCCACCGGCAAGGCGGTTGCCCGCCGCAATCTGTGGATCTCCATTCCCGCCCTGCTGCTGGCGTTCGCCATCTGGGTACTGTGGAGCATCCTGGTGGTCAACCTGCCGAATATCGGCTTCAACTACTCGCAGAACCAGCTGTTCTGGCTGGCGGCGCTGCCGTCGCTGTCCGGTGCCACACTGCGGATTTTCTACTCGTTCATGGTGCCGGTGTTCGGCGGCCGGCGCTGGACCGCGCTGTCCACCGCGACGCTGCTGATTCCGGCCATCGGCATCGGTTATGCGGTGCAGGATGCCAGCACCAGCTACACCACGATGCTGGTACTGGCGCTGCTGTGCGGCTTTGGCGGCGGCAACTTCAGCTCGTCGATGGCCAATATCAGCTTCTTCTTCCCCAAGGCGGAAAAGGGCACGGCGCTGGGCCTGAACGCCGGTCTCGGCAACCTTGGCGTGTCGGTGATGCAGTTCATCGTGCCGCTGGTGATGACCGTCGGTGTGTTCGGCGCCCTGGGCGGCGAAGGGCAGACCTGGATCAAGGGCGACGTCAGCAAGATGGTCTGGCTGCAGAATGCCGGCTTTATCTGGGTGCCGTTCATCGTGCTGTCGACGCTGGCATCGTGGTTCGGCATGAATGACATCGCCGACGCCAAGGCTTCGTTCTCCGACCAGGCTGTGATTTTCCGCCGCAAGCACAACTGGCTGATGTGCTGGCTGTATGTCGGTACCTTCGGCTCGTTCATCGGTTTCTCGGCCGGTTTCCCGCTGCTGATCAAGGGCCAGTTCCCTGATGTCGACCCGACCCGCTTCGCCTTCCTCGGCCCGCTGGTCGGCGCACTGGCCCGTCCGCTTGGCGGCTGGATCTCGGACAAGCTCGGCGGTGCGCGGGTCACGCAGTGGACCTTTGTGCTGATGATTGTTGCCGTGTTCGGTGTGCTGGCGGCGTTGCCTCAGCATGGTGCCGGCGGCAGCTTCAGCCTGTTCCTCGGCAGCTTCCTGGCGCTGTTCGCGCTGACCGGTGTCGGCAACGGTTCGACCTTCATGCAGGTGCCGGTGATCTTCCAGACCTTCCATGAGCGGCGGACGCCGTCGTCGGTTACCGCTGCCCGTGCCGAAGCCACTAAGGAATCGGCTGCGGTGCTGGGCTTCTCGGCAGCGGTTGGCGCCTATGGCGGCTTCTTCATCCCGAAGAGCTTTGGTACCTCGATCGCGATGACCGGCGGGGTCGATGCGGCGCTGTACGCGTTCATCGGCTTCTACCTGAGCTGCCTGCTGGTCAACTGGTGGTACTACGCGCGTCGCAATGCGGATGTGCCGTGCTGA
- the dcd gene encoding dCTP deaminase, producing the protein MSIKSDKWIRRMAEEHDMISPFEPDLVRQVNGQKVISFGTSSYGYDIRCADEFKVFTNINSTVVDPKNFDEKCFVDIKGDYCIIPPNSFALARTVEYFRIPRKVLTVCLGKSTYARCGIVVNVTPFEPEWEGYVTLEFSNTTPLPAKIYANEGIAQVLFFESDEECEVSYKDRDGKYMGQHGVTLPRP; encoded by the coding sequence ATGAGCATCAAATCGGACAAGTGGATTCGCCGGATGGCGGAAGAGCACGACATGATCTCCCCGTTCGAGCCGGACCTGGTCCGTCAGGTGAACGGGCAGAAGGTCATCTCTTTCGGGACGTCCAGCTACGGCTACGACATCCGCTGCGCCGACGAATTCAAGGTCTTCACCAATATCAATTCGACCGTGGTCGATCCGAAGAACTTCGACGAAAAATGCTTCGTCGACATCAAGGGCGACTACTGCATCATCCCGCCGAACTCGTTTGCGCTGGCGCGCACGGTCGAGTACTTCCGCATTCCGCGCAAGGTGCTGACGGTCTGCCTCGGCAAATCGACCTATGCGCGCTGCGGCATCGTGGTCAACGTGACGCCGTTCGAGCCGGAATGGGAAGGCTATGTGACGCTGGAGTTCTCCAACACCACGCCGCTGCCGGCCAAGATCTACGCCAACGAAGGCATCGCCCAGGTGCTGTTCTTCGAGAGCGACGAAGAGTGCGAAGTGTCGTACAAGGACCGCGACGGCAAGTACATGGGCCAGCACGGCGTGACCCTGCCGCGCCCCTGA
- a CDS encoding uracil-xanthine permease family protein, which translates to MIQHLKQAVAGAQILFVAFGALVLVPLLTGLNPAMALLGGGIGTLLFQLCTGRKVPIFLGSSFAFIAPIIYATQTWGLPSTMFGLFAAGFMYFVFAALVRWRGVGAVNKLLPPVVIGPVIMIIGLSVATVASNMAMGRAGGEQVIPYADALLLAAVSLATTIVVAIFARGIFRLVPILSGVIVGYVVASFMGLVDFGKIADAPWFAMPHFITPEVNWAAALFMLPVAIAPAIEHIGGVMAIGGVTGTDYTKTPGLHRTLAGDGLGVCLAGLIGGPPVTTYAEVTGAVMITRNFNPVIMTWAALFAIVLAFFGKFNALLQSIPMPVMGGIMVLLFGTIASIGLKTLIESKVDLMAPKNLVIVSVVLTCGIGALELKLGSFTLVGVGLCSVLAILLNWILPSAKSHEGISEGQDV; encoded by the coding sequence GCAGGCGCACAAATCCTGTTCGTCGCATTCGGGGCGCTGGTGCTGGTCCCGCTGCTGACCGGCCTGAACCCTGCCATGGCGCTGCTGGGCGGCGGCATTGGCACCCTGCTGTTCCAACTGTGTACCGGCCGCAAGGTGCCGATCTTCCTCGGTTCCTCGTTCGCCTTTATTGCCCCCATCATCTATGCGACCCAGACCTGGGGCCTGCCGTCGACCATGTTCGGCCTGTTCGCTGCCGGCTTCATGTACTTCGTGTTCGCCGCGCTGGTGCGCTGGCGCGGCGTCGGCGCCGTGAACAAGCTGCTGCCGCCGGTGGTCATCGGTCCGGTCATCATGATCATCGGCCTGTCGGTCGCCACCGTGGCCAGCAACATGGCCATGGGTCGCGCCGGTGGCGAGCAGGTGATCCCGTACGCTGACGCCCTGCTGCTGGCTGCCGTGTCGCTGGCCACCACCATTGTCGTGGCGATCTTCGCCCGCGGCATCTTCCGTCTGGTACCGATCCTGTCCGGCGTGATCGTCGGCTATGTCGTCGCCTCGTTCATGGGACTGGTCGACTTCGGCAAGATCGCCGATGCGCCGTGGTTCGCCATGCCGCACTTCATCACCCCGGAAGTGAACTGGGCCGCGGCGCTGTTCATGCTGCCGGTCGCCATCGCGCCGGCCATCGAGCATATCGGCGGCGTCATGGCCATTGGCGGCGTGACCGGAACCGACTACACCAAGACCCCGGGCCTGCACCGCACGCTGGCAGGCGACGGGCTGGGCGTCTGTCTCGCCGGTCTGATCGGCGGCCCGCCGGTCACCACCTATGCCGAAGTTACCGGCGCGGTGATGATCACCCGCAACTTCAATCCGGTCATCATGACCTGGGCGGCGCTGTTCGCCATCGTGCTGGCCTTCTTCGGCAAGTTCAATGCGCTGCTGCAGTCGATTCCGATGCCGGTCATGGGCGGCATCATGGTGCTGCTGTTCGGCACCATCGCCAGCATCGGCCTGAAGACGCTGATCGAATCCAAGGTCGACCTGATGGCGCCGAAGAACCTGGTCATCGTGTCGGTGGTGCTGACCTGCGGTATCGGCGCGCTCGAACTCAAGCTCGGCAGCTTCACCCTGGTCGGCGTCGGCCTGTGCTCGGTCCTGGCCATCCTGCTGAACTGGATCCTGCCGTCGGCGAAAAGCCACGAAGGCATCAGTGAAGGGCAGGACGTCTGA
- a CDS encoding MFS transporter, translated as MASQRYKQYAVLASSTWSFTVCFMVWMMLGVVGIPLKQQLGLNETEFGILAATPVLSGSLIRVPLGMWTDRFGGRIVMFILMLSTVIPIYVMEYATAYWHFIVIGLFIGLAGGTFSVGTPYVARWFRRDQQGLAMGVFGAGNSGAAVNKFVAPALIAAAGWTLVPKVYAGVMLVTALLFWCFSFHDPKHVVGKGVTVAEQLKVLKDPRVWRYSQYYSVVFGGYVGLSLWMTKYYVGEYGFDIKHAAFLAACFSLPGGVLRAIGGWMSDRIGAYKTTWWVMWVLLACFFILSYPQTEMVIATINGPQSLHIGLNSWLFTGVMFVAGIAMAVGKASVFKFISDDFTDNIGAVSGVVGLAGGLGGFILPILFGALVDLTGIRSSCFMLLYGTAAVSLVWMHYSFKPLARELEAARAAA; from the coding sequence ATGGCTTCGCAACGATACAAGCAATATGCGGTACTGGCGTCGAGCACCTGGTCGTTTACCGTCTGTTTCATGGTGTGGATGATGCTGGGTGTGGTCGGCATTCCGTTGAAGCAGCAGCTCGGGCTCAACGAGACCGAGTTCGGCATTCTGGCGGCCACGCCGGTCCTGTCCGGTTCCCTGATCCGCGTGCCGCTCGGCATGTGGACCGACCGCTTTGGCGGTCGCATCGTCATGTTCATCCTGATGCTGTCCACGGTCATCCCCATCTACGTGATGGAGTATGCGACCGCCTACTGGCATTTCATCGTGATCGGCCTGTTCATCGGTCTGGCCGGCGGCACGTTCTCGGTTGGCACTCCGTATGTTGCGCGCTGGTTCCGCCGCGACCAGCAGGGGCTGGCCATGGGGGTGTTCGGGGCCGGCAACTCCGGTGCCGCCGTCAACAAATTCGTGGCACCGGCCCTGATCGCCGCTGCCGGCTGGACCCTGGTGCCGAAGGTGTACGCCGGCGTGATGCTGGTAACGGCGCTCCTGTTCTGGTGCTTCAGCTTCCATGATCCGAAGCACGTGGTCGGCAAGGGCGTAACGGTGGCCGAACAGCTGAAAGTGCTGAAGGACCCGCGCGTCTGGCGCTACAGCCAGTACTACTCGGTGGTGTTCGGCGGCTATGTCGGTCTGTCGCTGTGGATGACCAAGTACTACGTCGGCGAGTACGGCTTCGATATCAAGCACGCGGCCTTCCTCGCCGCCTGCTTCTCGCTGCCGGGCGGTGTGCTGCGTGCCATCGGCGGCTGGATGAGCGACCGCATCGGGGCCTACAAGACCACCTGGTGGGTGATGTGGGTGCTGCTGGCGTGCTTCTTCATCCTGTCCTATCCGCAGACGGAGATGGTGATCGCCACCATCAACGGCCCGCAGTCGCTGCATATCGGCCTGAATTCGTGGCTGTTCACCGGCGTGATGTTCGTGGCCGGGATCGCCATGGCCGTCGGCAAGGCGTCGGTGTTCAAGTTCATCTCCGATGATTTCACCGACAACATCGGCGCCGTTTCCGGCGTGGTCGGGCTGGCCGGCGGTCTCGGCGGCTTCATCCTGCCGATCCTGTTCGGTGCGCTGGTCGACCTGACCGGCATTCGCTCCAGCTGCTTCATGCTGCTGTACGGCACCGCTGCCGTGTCACTGGTCTGGATGCACTACTCGTTCAAACCGCTCGCCCGCGAGCTGGAAGCCGCCCGCGCCGCTGCCTGA
- a CDS encoding deoxyguanosinetriphosphate triphosphohydrolase produces MATVMQWEQLLSTRRFKHVDGRIEPSRSLPGEPDAGLRSDFHVDHDRVVFSSAFRRLGRKTQVHPLAQNDHTHNRLTHSVEVACVGRSLGNRVGAMLAMDNRLPAGYSAFDIGAIVQVACLAHDIGNPPFGHTGEDALRVWFRHPDHARYLVGLSDAERQDIQTFEGNAHSLRMVSSLEMYGREGGMRLTSASLGALTKYPWTSDTFPARGKFNLYRSELDYFAAVATELGLPRHGQHHWARHPLVYLMEAADDICYAILDLEDAVEIDIIDVREFEALLTPLAEIDRVWSTDDPRQKCAMLRGMAVGKCVSNVADRFMAHHDALLDGEFAAKDLLAVCTGRVSDALSAAKELASRKVYRHPSKLVTEIAAYPCLATLLDILVPSAHAYISHPQRTLSPRDATHLALLTPRLEADDSLYQAYMKILDFIGGMTDNHAARLARQLSGVGLV; encoded by the coding sequence ATGGCAACCGTCATGCAATGGGAGCAACTGCTCTCCACCCGCCGTTTCAAGCATGTCGACGGTCGCATCGAGCCCAGCCGGTCCCTGCCGGGCGAGCCGGATGCCGGGCTGCGCAGCGACTTCCATGTCGACCACGACCGGGTGGTGTTCTCGAGCGCCTTCCGCCGGCTGGGACGCAAGACCCAGGTTCACCCGCTGGCCCAGAACGACCATACCCATAACCGGCTGACGCACAGCGTCGAAGTCGCCTGCGTCGGCCGCAGCCTCGGCAACCGCGTCGGCGCCATGCTGGCCATGGACAACCGGCTGCCGGCCGGCTACTCGGCCTTCGATATCGGCGCCATCGTCCAGGTCGCCTGCCTCGCCCACGACATCGGCAATCCGCCATTCGGCCATACCGGCGAGGATGCACTGCGGGTCTGGTTCCGCCATCCGGACCATGCGCGCTATCTGGTCGGGCTCAGCGATGCCGAGCGCCAGGACATCCAGACCTTCGAGGGCAATGCGCACAGCCTGCGCATGGTGTCGTCACTGGAGATGTACGGCCGTGAAGGCGGCATGCGCCTGACTTCGGCCTCACTCGGCGCACTGACCAAGTATCCGTGGACCTCGGACACCTTTCCGGCACGCGGCAAGTTCAACCTGTATCGCTCCGAACTCGATTACTTCGCGGCCGTGGCCACCGAACTCGGGCTGCCCCGGCACGGGCAGCATCACTGGGCACGCCATCCGCTGGTCTACCTGATGGAAGCGGCGGACGACATCTGCTACGCGATTCTCGACCTGGAAGACGCCGTCGAAATCGACATCATCGATGTGCGGGAATTCGAAGCGCTGCTGACGCCACTGGCCGAAATCGACCGTGTCTGGAGCACCGACGACCCGCGGCAGAAGTGCGCGATGCTGCGCGGCATGGCCGTCGGCAAGTGCGTCAGCAATGTCGCCGACCGCTTCATGGCCCACCACGATGCGCTGCTCGACGGTGAATTCGCGGCCAAGGACCTGCTGGCGGTCTGCACCGGGCGGGTCAGCGATGCGCTGAGTGCAGCCAAGGAACTGGCCAGCCGCAAGGTCTACCGCCACCCGAGCAAACTGGTCACCGAAATTGCCGCCTACCCGTGCCTGGCCACCCTGCTGGATATTCTTGTCCCGTCCGCCCATGCGTATATCAGCCATCCCCAGCGGACACTCAGCCCGCGCGACGCGACCCACCTGGCGCTGCTGACGCCAAGGCTGGAAGCGGATGATTCGCTGTATCAGGCCTACATGAAGATCCTCGATTTCATCGGCGGCATGACCGACAACCATGCGGCGCGGCTGGCGCGGCAATTGTCCGGCGTCGGGCTGGTCTGA